In a genomic window of Streptomyces kaniharaensis:
- a CDS encoding GAP family protein, whose product MGEAVGSMLASAVGIAISPLPLIAVILMLATPRARTNGPAFTAGWAGTLATVVAAVVLAGSGLSSGGGKPTWSYWLKLALGVLFVLLAGKQWHDRPREGHVTAPPAWMRTIDRFTAARSAGLAAVLVVANPKNLVLAVGGAASIAASTASGGDKAVAAALMVLVGSLCTLVPLGVYLLGGDRSTRVLGEWKAWMAAHNVAIMTTVPAVLGAAYVGNAITGLS is encoded by the coding sequence ATGGGCGAGGCAGTCGGTTCGATGCTGGCGTCGGCGGTGGGTATCGCGATCAGCCCGCTGCCGCTGATCGCCGTGATCCTCATGTTGGCCACCCCCCGTGCCCGGACCAACGGCCCCGCCTTCACCGCCGGCTGGGCCGGCACCCTGGCCACCGTCGTGGCAGCCGTCGTCTTGGCAGGCAGCGGGCTGAGCTCGGGCGGCGGGAAGCCGACCTGGTCGTACTGGCTGAAGCTCGCGCTCGGCGTGCTGTTCGTACTGCTGGCGGGCAAGCAGTGGCACGACCGGCCGCGCGAGGGCCACGTCACTGCGCCGCCGGCCTGGATGCGGACGATCGACCGCTTCACGGCGGCCAGGTCCGCCGGTCTCGCCGCCGTGCTCGTCGTCGCGAACCCGAAGAACCTCGTGCTGGCCGTCGGCGGCGCCGCGTCCATCGCGGCGAGCACCGCAAGCGGGGGAGACAAGGCTGTGGCCGCCGCGCTGATGGTCCTCGTCGGCTCGCTCTGCACGCTGGTGCCGCTCGGGGTGTACCTGCTGGGCGGCGACCGCTCCACCCGCGTCCTCGGCGAGTGGAAGGCGTGGATGGCCGCGCACAACGTCGCGATCATGACCACGGTGCCGGCGGTCCTCGGCGCCGCGTACGTCGGGAACGCCATCACCGGACTCTCATGA
- the argG gene encoding argininosuccinate synthase: protein MSKVLSKLPVGERIGIAFSGGLDTSVAVAWMREHGAVPYAYTADIGQYDEPNLADVPERGRSYGAEQARLVDCRAALVEEGLAALACGAFHIRSAGQTYFNTTPLGRAVTGTLLVRAMQEDEVSIWGDGSTYKGNDIERFYRYGLLANPSLRIYKPWLDQAFVTELGGRKEMSAWLAERDLPYRDSAEKAYSTDANIWGATHEAKRLEYLDASIEIVAPIMGVAFWDPSVDIRTEDVTVEFEHGRPVRINGQEFGNAVELVHEANRIGGRHGLGMSDQIENRIIEAKSRGIYEAPGMALLHIAYERLLNAIHNEDTLATYHTQGRRLGRLLYEGRWFDPQALMLRDSLQKWVGQAVTGSVTLRLRRGQDYSVLDTQGPNFSYHPEKLSMERSVDAAFVPDDRIGQLTMRNLDIADSRSKLEQYATHGQLAPWSGLIGELAPGGAAPIAAGGAGADAVAADSTALDNAAIESGTD from the coding sequence ATGTCGAAGGTCTTGAGCAAGCTGCCGGTCGGTGAACGGATCGGTATCGCATTCTCCGGTGGATTGGACACCTCGGTCGCGGTCGCGTGGATGCGCGAGCACGGGGCGGTCCCCTACGCGTACACGGCGGACATCGGCCAGTACGACGAGCCGAACCTCGCCGACGTGCCCGAGCGCGGCCGGTCCTACGGGGCCGAGCAGGCCCGTCTCGTCGACTGCCGGGCGGCGCTGGTCGAGGAGGGCCTGGCCGCACTCGCGTGCGGGGCCTTCCACATCCGCTCGGCCGGGCAGACGTACTTCAACACCACCCCGCTCGGCCGTGCCGTGACGGGCACCCTCCTGGTCCGCGCCATGCAGGAGGACGAGGTCTCCATCTGGGGCGACGGCTCCACCTACAAGGGCAACGACATCGAGCGGTTCTACCGTTACGGTCTGCTCGCCAACCCCAGCCTGCGGATCTACAAGCCGTGGCTGGACCAGGCGTTCGTCACCGAACTCGGCGGCCGCAAGGAGATGTCCGCCTGGCTCGCCGAGCGCGACCTGCCCTACCGCGACTCCGCCGAGAAGGCCTACTCCACCGACGCGAACATCTGGGGCGCCACCCACGAGGCCAAGCGGCTGGAGTACCTGGACGCCTCGATCGAGATCGTCGCGCCGATCATGGGCGTCGCCTTCTGGGACCCGTCGGTCGACATCCGGACCGAGGACGTCACGGTCGAGTTCGAGCACGGCCGTCCGGTCCGGATCAACGGGCAGGAGTTCGGCAACGCCGTCGAGCTGGTGCACGAGGCCAACCGGATCGGCGGACGGCACGGGCTCGGCATGTCGGACCAGATCGAGAACCGCATCATCGAGGCCAAGAGCCGCGGCATCTACGAGGCGCCGGGCATGGCGCTGCTGCACATCGCCTACGAGCGGCTGCTCAACGCGATCCACAACGAGGACACCCTCGCCACCTACCACACCCAGGGCCGCCGGCTCGGCCGGCTGCTGTACGAGGGCCGCTGGTTCGACCCCCAGGCGCTCATGCTGCGCGACAGCCTGCAGAAGTGGGTCGGCCAGGCGGTCACCGGCAGCGTCACGCTGCGGCTGCGGCGCGGCCAGGACTACTCGGTGCTCGACACCCAGGGTCCGAACTTCAGCTACCACCCCGAGAAGCTGTCCATGGAGCGCAGCGTCGACGCCGCGTTCGTCCCGGATGACCGCATCGGCCAGCTGACCATGCGCAACCTGGACATCGCCGACTCGCGCAGCAAGCTGGAGCAGTACGCCACGCACGGGCAGCTCGCGCCCTGGAGCGGCCTGATCGGCGAGCTGGCCCCAGGCGGGGCGGCACCGATCGCCGCGGGCGGAGCGGGCGCGGATGCGGTCGCGGCGGACTCCACCGCCCTCGACAACGCGGCGATCGAGTCCGGCACCGACTGA
- a CDS encoding SAM-dependent methyltransferase, producing MFEADSTRETDLQTDRPHPARIYDYWLGGKDNFGPDRAAAEHAIAAAPDIPEAARENRAFLRRAVRLCVEAGVRQFIDIGSGLPARGNVHEVAQELAPDARVVYIDNDPIVLAHGRALLADNRSTTVLTGDLRDVDELLDRAELRSLIDLSQPVAVLLLAVLHFVDDAQAAAAVRAVSSRVAPGSHLLLSHSTGEGNPQLAAEVAKTWENSTSQINGRGRAEVEGFFEGWELLAPGVDFVPLWRPDGPTANTTRWMYAGVGRKP from the coding sequence ATGTTCGAGGCGGATAGCACCAGAGAGACGGATCTCCAGACCGACCGACCGCATCCGGCCCGGATCTACGACTACTGGCTCGGCGGCAAGGACAACTTCGGCCCGGACCGGGCAGCGGCCGAGCACGCCATCGCCGCCGCGCCCGACATCCCGGAGGCGGCCCGCGAGAACCGCGCCTTCCTGCGCCGCGCGGTGCGGCTCTGCGTGGAGGCCGGCGTCCGGCAGTTCATCGACATCGGCTCCGGACTGCCCGCGCGCGGCAACGTGCACGAGGTGGCGCAGGAGCTCGCCCCGGACGCGCGCGTGGTCTACATCGACAACGACCCGATCGTGCTCGCCCACGGCCGGGCCCTCCTCGCGGACAACCGCAGCACCACCGTCCTGACCGGCGATCTCCGCGACGTGGACGAGCTGCTGGACCGCGCCGAGCTGCGCTCGCTGATCGACCTGTCGCAGCCGGTCGCCGTCCTCCTGCTCGCGGTCCTGCACTTCGTCGACGACGCGCAGGCCGCCGCCGCGGTCCGCGCGGTCAGCAGCCGGGTCGCGCCCGGCAGCCATCTGCTGCTCTCGCACAGCACCGGCGAGGGCAACCCGCAGCTAGCCGCCGAGGTGGCGAAGACCTGGGAGAACAGCACCTCGCAGATCAACGGGCGGGGCCGCGCCGAGGTCGAGGGCTTCTTCGAGGGCTGGGAACTGCTGGCACCCGGCGTCGACTTCGTCCCGCTCTGGCGCCCGGACGGGCCCACCGCCAACACCACCCGCTGGATGTACGCGGGCGTCGGCCGCAAGCCCTGA
- a CDS encoding rhomboid-like protein, whose amino-acid sequence MRDRGGTAVEEHRGPVLLRVVARLRLTTVYVLLLTATAGWLASQSRSERARFVRHNSSNVHHMEVGKWYTLFTSGLVVDGVPAWAGIAAVAVVLGLAEWRWGAVRAGAVFVFGHLGATLLTEGAMWVMLSTRIPGALSHARDVGISYGLVATGACLLALGPVPLRRYGLPALTLALATAWAVDQELADAGHLIALGLGVLASRSPWLRQRTPVTA is encoded by the coding sequence ATGAGGGACCGTGGCGGGACGGCGGTCGAGGAGCACCGCGGGCCGGTGCTCCTCCGCGTGGTGGCGCGCCTTCGGCTGACCACCGTGTACGTGCTGCTGCTGACCGCCACGGCCGGCTGGCTCGCGAGCCAGAGCAGGTCCGAGCGGGCCCGGTTCGTGCGACACAACAGCAGCAACGTCCACCACATGGAAGTCGGCAAGTGGTACACGCTGTTCACCAGCGGACTGGTGGTCGACGGGGTGCCGGCGTGGGCCGGGATCGCGGCGGTCGCCGTGGTGCTCGGACTGGCCGAGTGGCGCTGGGGCGCCGTCCGCGCCGGGGCGGTGTTCGTCTTCGGACACCTGGGCGCCACGCTCCTCACCGAAGGAGCGATGTGGGTGATGCTCAGCACCCGGATCCCCGGAGCCCTGTCGCACGCCCGGGACGTCGGGATCAGCTACGGCCTCGTCGCCACCGGCGCCTGCCTGCTCGCCCTGGGCCCCGTCCCGCTGCGCCGATACGGCCTGCCCGCGCTCACCCTGGCGCTGGCCACCGCATGGGCGGTGGACCAGGAACTGGCCGACGCCGGCCACCTCATCGCCCTGGGCCTCGGCGTGCTCGCCTCCCGATCCCCCTGGCTACGTCAGAGGACCCCGGTAACCGCCTGA
- a CDS encoding IS982 family transposase — MKTNLDTLLTALYVFIDDHVAPRHRIGRPPRLSDAELLCLAAAQVLLGFPSARHWHRFASSRLRHLFPYLPGQSGYNKRLNAAGSLIPQVVGALARQVPTWHDDLRLIDSTPLPCAASRETVKRSALAGTAGYGYCASHSRFFWGLRLYLLTTAEGMPVSWCLANPKLGEREVMEAMLGRDRHLVRQGQVILGDKGFAGAAFEAFVTDELGAHLVRPDRKGEPARFGRLARVRQWIEAVIDTLKGQLSLEQHGARTEAGVFARTGQRLLALAAAMWHNWTTGAAIKRSLIAYDH, encoded by the coding sequence GTGAAGACGAACCTGGACACCCTTCTGACGGCACTGTACGTGTTCATCGATGACCACGTGGCCCCGCGTCACCGGATCGGGCGACCTCCGAGGCTCTCGGACGCGGAGCTGCTGTGCCTGGCGGCGGCGCAGGTGCTGCTCGGCTTCCCGTCTGCGAGGCACTGGCACCGCTTCGCGAGCAGTCGGCTGAGGCACCTGTTCCCGTACCTGCCGGGGCAGTCCGGCTACAACAAGCGCCTGAACGCGGCCGGTTCGCTCATCCCGCAGGTCGTCGGGGCACTGGCCCGGCAGGTGCCGACCTGGCACGACGACCTGCGGCTGATCGACTCCACACCGCTGCCCTGCGCGGCCTCCCGCGAGACGGTCAAGCGCTCGGCCCTGGCCGGCACCGCCGGATACGGCTACTGCGCCAGCCACTCCCGATTCTTCTGGGGTTTGCGGCTCTACCTGCTCACCACGGCCGAGGGCATGCCGGTCAGCTGGTGCCTGGCCAACCCGAAACTCGGCGAGCGCGAGGTCATGGAGGCCATGCTCGGCCGTGACCGGCACCTCGTGCGCCAGGGGCAGGTGATCCTCGGCGACAAGGGCTTCGCCGGAGCCGCGTTCGAGGCCTTCGTCACCGACGAGCTCGGCGCGCACCTGGTACGGCCCGACCGCAAGGGCGAGCCTGCCCGCTTCGGCAGGCTCGCCCGCGTCCGCCAGTGGATCGAAGCGGTCATCGACACCCTGAAGGGCCAGCTCAGCCTGGAGCAGCACGGCGCACGAACCGAAGCCGGCGTCTTCGCCCGTACCGGTCAGCGCCTGCTCGCCCTCGCTGCCGCAATGTGGCACAACTGGACCACTGGTGCCGCGATCAAGCGCTCACTCATCGCCTATGACCACTGA
- a CDS encoding YbaK/EbsC family protein has product MSEQLRAPFGTFPVVRAALDACGELAAPVADVLKNWEAAGSVLWVDTDPEKADTSVFCEAYDAPLEFSANCVVVAAKRGGEVTLAACLVLATTRLDVNQAVRRHLGARKASFAPMDTAVAETGMEYGGITPVGLPDSWPLLIDEAVAAAPHVLVGSGLRRGKLILPGWALVQLPGAEVLPNLAS; this is encoded by the coding sequence ATGAGCGAACAACTCCGCGCCCCCTTCGGCACGTTCCCCGTAGTCCGTGCCGCGCTGGACGCGTGCGGCGAACTCGCCGCTCCGGTGGCGGACGTCCTCAAGAACTGGGAGGCGGCGGGCTCGGTGCTGTGGGTGGACACCGATCCGGAGAAGGCTGACACCTCGGTGTTCTGCGAGGCCTACGACGCGCCGCTGGAGTTCTCGGCTAACTGCGTGGTGGTCGCGGCCAAGCGGGGCGGCGAGGTCACGCTGGCCGCCTGCCTCGTCCTCGCGACCACGCGACTGGACGTGAACCAGGCGGTGCGTAGGCACCTCGGGGCACGCAAGGCCTCGTTCGCTCCCATGGACACCGCCGTCGCCGAGACGGGCATGGAGTACGGCGGTATCACCCCCGTCGGGCTGCCCGACAGCTGGCCGCTGCTGATCGACGAGGCGGTGGCCGCTGCCCCCCATGTGCTCGTCGGAAGCGGGCTGCGTCGGGGGAAGCTGATCCTGCCAGGCTGGGCGCTGGTCCAGCTCCCGGGGGCCGAGGTACTGCCGAACCTGGCCTCCTGA
- a CDS encoding VOC family protein: MLGDAPLLAMIPAADLARAKAFYTDTLGLKVIEETPMDLVFECGGTEFGMYETPSGGQAAHTLASFKVLDLDGEMQALRARGITFEEYDMPGLKTVNGVAEANGLRAAWFKDSEGNILCVAQRAAK; the protein is encoded by the coding sequence ATGCTCGGAGACGCACCGCTACTTGCCATGATCCCCGCCGCCGATTTGGCCCGGGCCAAGGCCTTCTACACCGACACCCTCGGCCTGAAGGTCATCGAGGAAACCCCCATGGACCTGGTATTCGAGTGCGGCGGCACCGAATTCGGCATGTACGAGACACCCAGCGGCGGGCAGGCCGCGCACACCCTGGCCAGCTTCAAGGTCCTCGACCTCGACGGCGAGATGCAGGCACTCCGTGCCCGCGGCATCACATTCGAGGAATACGACATGCCGGGTCTGAAGACAGTCAACGGCGTCGCGGAGGCCAACGGCCTGCGCGCAGCCTGGTTCAAGGACAGCGAAGGGAACATCCTCTGCGTGGCCCAACGGGCCGCCAAGTAG